A window of Mucilaginibacter paludis DSM 18603 contains these coding sequences:
- the rpsD gene encoding 30S ribosomal protein S4 has product MARYTGPKSKIARRFREPIFGPDKALERKNYPPGMHGASKRRGKQSEYSTQLMEKQKVKYTYGVLEKQFENLFHRASSKEGITGENLLKFLEARLDNAVYRLGIAPTRSGARQLVGHKHITVNGEVVNIASYALKAGDVIAVREKSKTMESITTSVAGRRINKHSWLEWDPSNLTGKFLNYPNRDEIPENIKENLIVELYSK; this is encoded by the coding sequence ATGGCAAGATATACCGGTCCAAAATCCAAAATTGCACGTCGTTTCAGAGAGCCAATCTTCGGTCCTGATAAAGCGTTAGAAAGAAAAAATTATCCGCCAGGAATGCATGGCGCCTCAAAAAGAAGAGGAAAGCAATCTGAGTATTCAACTCAGTTGATGGAAAAACAAAAAGTAAAATACACTTATGGTGTATTGGAAAAACAATTCGAAAACTTGTTTCACCGTGCTTCTTCTAAAGAAGGTATCACTGGCGAAAACTTATTAAAGTTTTTGGAAGCTCGTTTGGATAACGCGGTTTACCGTTTAGGTATCGCTCCAACACGTTCAGGCGCTCGTCAATTAGTGGGCCACAAACATATTACAGTGAATGGCGAAGTAGTGAATATTGCTTCTTACGCTTTAAAAGCTGGCGACGTAATCGCTGTACGCGAAAAGTCGAAAACAATGGAATCAATTACAACTTCGGTTGCTGGAAGAAGAATTAACAAACACAGCTGGTTAGAATGGGATCCATCTAACTTAACTGGTAAATTCCTTAACTATCCAAACCGCGACGAAATTCCTGAAAACATCAAGGAAAACTTAATCGTCGAGTTGTACTCAAAATAA
- the rpsK gene encoding 30S ribosomal protein S11 has translation MAKTKKVTKKRIVIVEPIGEAHINATFNNIIITLTNKNGQAISWSSAGKMGFKGSKKNTPYAAGQAASDCGKTAYDLGLRKVEVFVKGPGSGRESAIRTLQTAGIEVTTIKDITPLPHNGCRPSKRRRV, from the coding sequence ATGGCTAAGACTAAAAAAGTAACCAAAAAGCGTATTGTAATTGTTGAGCCGATTGGCGAGGCACACATAAACGCTACCTTCAATAATATTATCATTACCCTAACCAACAAAAACGGTCAGGCCATATCTTGGTCTTCTGCCGGTAAAATGGGTTTCAAGGGTTCTAAGAAAAATACACCTTATGCAGCCGGACAAGCGGCTTCTGATTGCGGCAAAACAGCTTATGATTTAGGCTTACGTAAAGTAGAAGTGTTTGTTAAAGGCCCGGGTTCTGGTCGCGAATCAGCTATCCGTACTTTGCAAACTGCAGGTATTGAAGTTACTACTATCAAGGATATCACTCCGCTTCCACACAATGGTTGCCGTCCTTCAAAAAGGAGAAGAGTTTAA
- the rpsM gene encoding 30S ribosomal protein S13, translating to MARIAGIDLPKNKRGEIGLTYIFGIGRSTAQDILTEAGIDFNTKVQDWTDEQLTSIRGIINERIKVEGALRSEVQLNIKRLMDIGCYRGTRHRKGLPLRGQRTKNNSRTRKGKRKTVANKKKATK from the coding sequence ATGGCAAGGATTGCAGGTATTGATTTACCAAAAAACAAACGCGGAGAGATCGGACTTACTTACATATTTGGTATCGGCCGCTCAACAGCTCAGGACATCCTGACTGAAGCAGGCATCGATTTTAATACCAAGGTACAAGACTGGACCGATGAGCAGTTGACATCCATCCGTGGTATCATCAACGAACGTATTAAAGTAGAAGGTGCTTTGCGTTCCGAAGTTCAATTAAACATCAAACGTTTGATGGATATTGGTTGCTACCGTGGTACCCGTCATCGTAAAGGTTTACCATTACGCGGACAACGTACTAAAAACAACTCACGTACCCGTAAAGGAAAACGTAAAACAGTTGCTAACAAGAAAAAGGCTACTAAGTAA
- the rpmJ gene encoding 50S ribosomal protein L36, with the protein MKVRASIKKRSADCKIIRRKGKLYVINKKNPKYKQRQG; encoded by the coding sequence ATGAAAGTTAGAGCATCAATAAAAAAACGCAGCGCTGATTGCAAGATCATTCGTCGTAAGGGCAAGCTTTATGTAATTAACAAGAAGAACCCTAAGTACAAACAGCGTCAAGGTTAA
- the infA gene encoding translation initiation factor IF-1, protein MAKQASIEQDGTIKEALSNAMFRVELENGHEIIAHISGKMRMHYIKILPGDRVKLEMSPYDLTKGRITYRYK, encoded by the coding sequence ATGGCTAAACAGGCCTCAATTGAACAAGACGGGACAATAAAGGAAGCATTATCAAATGCAATGTTCAGGGTCGAATTAGAAAACGGCCATGAAATAATTGCGCATATTTCAGGTAAGATGCGAATGCACTATATCAAAATATTACCTGGCGACAGGGTAAAGCTTGAGATGAGTCCATACGATTTAACAAAGGGAAGAATAACCTACAGATATAAATAA
- the map gene encoding type I methionyl aminopeptidase — protein MSNKINYRSAEEIELIRESSLLVSKTLAEIAKVIKAGVKTIELNKLAETFIRDNGGVPAFLNYNGFPYSLCISLNNQVVHGFPSEHVLVDGDLVSVDCGVVKNKYYGDSAYTFAIGEVSESTKLLMQVTKECLQLGIEKAVAGLRIGDIGYAVQEHAEKHHFGVVKELVGHGVGTRLHEKPEVPNYGKRGSGIKLEEGMVIAIEPMINAGRAGVRFWDDGWTVSTVDGKVSAHYEHTVAISKGKADILSTFSYIEEVFK, from the coding sequence ATGTCTAATAAGATCAATTATAGGTCTGCTGAGGAGATAGAACTGATTAGGGAAAGCTCTTTATTGGTGTCTAAAACGCTTGCTGAGATTGCTAAGGTTATCAAGGCTGGTGTGAAAACGATAGAACTGAATAAGCTTGCAGAAACGTTTATCCGAGATAACGGCGGTGTGCCTGCATTTTTAAACTACAACGGTTTTCCGTATTCGCTTTGTATTTCGTTGAATAACCAGGTGGTACACGGCTTTCCGAGCGAACACGTACTGGTTGACGGCGATTTAGTGTCGGTTGATTGTGGTGTAGTTAAGAATAAGTACTATGGCGATTCTGCTTATACATTTGCCATAGGCGAAGTAAGCGAAAGCACCAAGTTATTGATGCAGGTAACCAAAGAATGCCTCCAATTGGGTATTGAGAAAGCCGTTGCCGGTTTACGTATTGGTGATATAGGTTACGCCGTTCAGGAACATGCCGAGAAACATCATTTTGGCGTTGTGAAAGAGTTGGTAGGCCATGGTGTAGGTACAAGGCTTCACGAGAAACCCGAGGTTCCAAATTACGGCAAGCGCGGATCTGGTATTAAGCTTGAGGAAGGGATGGTGATAGCCATTGAGCCTATGATTAATGCCGGAAGAGCGGGCGTAAGGTTTTGGGATGATGGATGGACCGTATCTACGGTTGATGGCAAAGTATCAGCGCATTACGAGCATACGGTGGCCATTAGCAAGGGAAAAGCCGATATTCTTTCAACTTTTTCTTATATAGAAGAAGTTTTTAAATAA
- the secY gene encoding preprotein translocase subunit SecY, which produces MKKFFTTLSNIWKIEDLRVRITNTFLFLLIYRVGSFVVLPGVDPTSLSTQKGKEGLMGLLNMFAGGSFSRESIFALGVMPYISASIVVQLLGIAVPYFTKLQKEGESGRNKLNQWTRYLTIAITALQAIGYVSSQVSPDAKLIAEPFFTILSVFVLTAGTLFVMWLGEKITDKGIGNGISLIIMVGIIAQLPFAVGSEFATRVNGTGGLFIFVVEIVALIAVVMFTILIVQGTRKIAVQYAKRIVGNKQYGGVRQYIPLKVNAAGVMPIIFAQALMFLPGMVSQFFPSAASSGILIALSDYTSWGHNLLFAILIIIFTYFYTAITVNPNQMADDMKKNGGFIPGVKPGKTTADFIDGVISRITLPGSIFLAIIAIMPAIATVLNVNSQFARFFGGTSLIILVGVVLDTLQQIESHLLMRHYDGLMKTGRIKGRTAIPTVAGTTPPEI; this is translated from the coding sequence ATGAAGAAATTTTTCACAACTTTATCCAATATCTGGAAAATTGAAGATTTAAGAGTGCGTATAACAAACACATTCTTATTTCTTCTGATATATCGTGTTGGTTCGTTCGTCGTATTACCGGGGGTAGATCCTACCTCCCTGAGTACGCAAAAAGGTAAAGAAGGCCTGATGGGCCTTTTAAACATGTTTGCGGGTGGCTCGTTTTCACGCGAATCAATCTTCGCTTTAGGTGTGATGCCTTACATCTCTGCCTCCATTGTGGTGCAGTTATTGGGTATTGCGGTTCCGTATTTTACCAAATTGCAAAAGGAAGGTGAAAGCGGCCGTAACAAATTAAACCAGTGGACCCGTTATTTAACTATAGCAATTACTGCTTTGCAGGCTATCGGTTATGTAAGTTCACAGGTATCGCCTGATGCTAAGTTGATAGCAGAGCCTTTCTTTACTATTTTATCAGTATTTGTATTAACCGCCGGTACGTTATTTGTAATGTGGCTGGGTGAAAAAATCACTGATAAAGGTATAGGTAACGGTATTTCCCTGATCATCATGGTTGGTATCATTGCACAATTGCCGTTTGCTGTGGGCAGCGAGTTTGCTACACGCGTAAATGGTACTGGTGGTTTGTTCATCTTTGTGGTAGAGATTGTGGCGCTTATCGCTGTGGTAATGTTTACTATTTTAATTGTACAGGGTACTCGTAAAATAGCTGTTCAGTATGCAAAGCGTATAGTTGGTAATAAGCAATATGGTGGGGTTAGGCAGTATATACCTTTAAAGGTAAATGCAGCTGGTGTTATGCCTATTATATTTGCTCAGGCTTTAATGTTTTTGCCCGGCATGGTATCGCAGTTCTTTCCGAGCGCGGCATCAAGCGGTATCCTCATCGCATTATCAGATTACACCTCTTGGGGGCATAATTTGTTATTCGCGATATTGATTATCATCTTCACATACTTCTACACCGCTATCACGGTTAACCCTAACCAGATGGCTGATGATATGAAAAAGAACGGTGGTTTTATACCTGGTGTTAAGCCAGGTAAAACAACAGCCGATTTTATTGATGGAGTTATATCAAGGATTACGCTGCCAGGTTCGATATTTTTGGCCATCATTGCCATTATGCCAGCCATTGCAACAGTGTTGAATGTTAACAGTCAGTTTGCACGTTTCTTCGGCGGAACATCGCTCATCATCCTTGTTGGTGTTGTATTAGATACCTTGCAACAGATAGAAAGTCATTTATTAATGCGTCATTACGATGGTTTGATGAAAACCGGAAGAATCAAAGGACGTACGGCTATCCCTACTGTGGCAGGTACAACTCCCCCGGAAATTTAA
- the rplO gene encoding 50S ribosomal protein L15, which translates to MNLNNLKPAEGSTKNRKRIGRGTGSGRGGTSTRGHKGAGSRSGTSSKVGFEGGQMPLQRRVPKVGFKNPNRVEYVSVNLDALQALVEQYNIVTVDFDTLKEHGLVSRNDLVKVLGRGELTAKIEVKAHAFSATAQKAIEAAGGSIVKL; encoded by the coding sequence ATGAATTTAAATAATCTGAAACCTGCAGAGGGTTCTACTAAAAATAGAAAAAGAATCGGTCGTGGTACCGGTTCAGGCCGTGGTGGTACATCAACACGCGGTCACAAAGGTGCCGGTTCACGTTCTGGTACTTCAAGTAAAGTAGGTTTTGAAGGTGGACAAATGCCTTTGCAACGCCGTGTACCTAAGGTAGGTTTTAAAAACCCTAACCGTGTGGAATATGTAAGCGTTAACCTTGATGCTTTACAAGCTTTGGTTGAGCAATACAATATTGTTACTGTTGATTTTGATACACTGAAAGAACATGGTTTAGTGTCAAGAAACGACTTGGTAAAGGTATTGGGCCGTGGCGAGTTAACAGCTAAAATAGAAGTAAAAGCACATGCATTTTCTGCTACTGCACAAAAAGCAATTGAAGCAGCAGGCGGTTCCATCGTTAAGTTATAA
- the rpmD gene encoding 50S ribosomal protein L30: MAKIKITQIKSVIDRSERQKKTIQALGLRKINHSVEVEANAAIIGMVRKVNHLVAVENI; this comes from the coding sequence ATGGCAAAAATCAAAATTACACAGATTAAGAGCGTGATCGATAGAAGTGAGCGCCAGAAAAAAACCATCCAGGCATTAGGTTTACGCAAGATAAACCACAGTGTTGAAGTTGAAGCTAATGCAGCTATCATCGGTATGGTGAGAAAAGTAAATCATTTGGTAGCAGTAGAAAACATTTAA